TCGGGTACAACATGGAGGTGGGGGACGATGTGGTCGTCCACCGCTACGTTTTCCTCGACGACATCGGCGGCATCGAGCTGCACGACAACGCCTCGGTGAGCGACTACGTGAACATCTACAGCCACACGCACTCGGTCCTCGACGGGCCGGACGTGACCCTGCGCCGCACGGTGATCGGGCGCGGGGCGCGCATCACCTACCACTCGACGATTCTGGCGGGCAGCGTGGTCAGCGACGACGCCATGCTCGCCACCCACGCCCTGCTGCGCGGCGACATTCCCCCGCACGGCATAGCGATGGGCCTGCCCGCGAAGGTGACGCGCCTCAAACTGCGCTCCCCGCAGGAGTACGACGTGGACGCCCGCGTGTACCCCCACGACGCCGGGCGCAAGGCCAACCCGCAATTCCCCGACCCGACGCCCAACCAGACGCGCAGGCCCGACCCGCAGGAGGGACCGGAGAGGCAGAGCGTCGCGGCGGGCGAGGAGCGGCCCCGCGTTTCCAGCGAGCGGGACTGACGTTCTCCGCCCGGCCCGTACACTGGGGGCATGACCAAACGCAGCAAGGTGT
This DNA window, taken from Deinococcus sp. YIM 134068, encodes the following:
- a CDS encoding acyltransferase; the encoded protein is MTWLKPVSIDGDAQAAFGDFLRDLEARLADPATDRNVLARDVLAEAMYGRTYGQLLADAPIAALNLDARNVTFEAEYYMATDPERFAPVKPLLWLWKNLDLTPMGQNPVTGIPIRRLLAERIFRRVGRNFKCWQNVEFSVGYNMEVGDDVVVHRYVFLDDIGGIELHDNASVSDYVNIYSHTHSVLDGPDVTLRRTVIGRGARITYHSTILAGSVVSDDAMLATHALLRGDIPPHGIAMGLPAKVTRLKLRSPQEYDVDARVYPHDAGRKANPQFPDPTPNQTRRPDPQEGPERQSVAAGEERPRVSSERD